The Lichenihabitans psoromatis genome contains a region encoding:
- a CDS encoding MerR family transcriptional regulator, with protein MKGISIGEAARSSGVKVPTIRYYEQIGLLPAPPRTEANRRLYESGDLRRLAFIRHARELGFEIDAIRTLLTLQDDPHQPCATADAIARSRLIDVEQRLVSLTALKTELQAMIEGCSHGRVDHCRVIETLANHGQCVNPHH; from the coding sequence ATGAAAGGTATTTCCATCGGAGAAGCAGCGCGCAGCAGCGGCGTGAAAGTCCCGACCATTCGCTATTACGAGCAAATTGGTCTTTTACCTGCCCCACCCCGCACCGAGGCAAACCGCCGACTTTACGAAAGCGGCGACCTGCGCAGGTTGGCATTTATTCGCCATGCGCGTGAACTGGGCTTCGAGATCGATGCCATCCGCACCTTGCTCACCTTGCAAGATGACCCGCACCAGCCCTGTGCGACCGCAGATGCCATCGCGCGCTCGCGCCTCATTGACGTTGAACAGCGCTTGGTCAGCCTGACCGCCCTCAAGACCGAACTACAGGCGATGATCGAAGGATGTAGCCATGGTCGCGTCGATCACTGCCGTGTCATCGAGACACTCGCCAATCACGGGCAATGCGTTAATCCCCATCATTGA
- a CDS encoding heavy metal translocating P-type ATPase, translating into MTAITTQTRFRVEGMDCAACATKIDTVVRKMPGVADVSVSVTAGTMTLHHDATSDLVSIAKKVSGLGYALTPLAGQAPNANENAHTHDHAGHYDGGHDHSSASRPWWKSKKGLLTIASGAALVAAYGAGKAVPSIAQWVFVAAMLIGLIPIGRRAIMAAIAGSPFTIEMLMTIAAGGAVIIGAGEEGATVVFLFLVGELLEGVAAGKARASIQGLTKLVPRTALIERNGQTQEVAADAVAVGAIVLVRPGERIPADGVIVSGESAIDEALMTGESKPVRKGVDANVFAGTINSDAVLRIRVTAAAADNTIARVVKLVEEAQESKAPTERFIDRFSRWYTPGVTVVAFLVAIIPPLAFGEAWGAWVYKGLAILLIGCPCALVISTPAAIAASLSSGARLGLLLKGGAVLEQLGKITAVCFDKTGTLTEGKPQVTDVVAFGRNERDVLSMAAALETGSTHPLAVSVLKRAKADKVPVPPAGEASALSGKGVVGRVGGVNLFLGSAAAAGERVALTPEQTARIEALNGVGKTVSVLLAGNIVAGAIAMRDEPRADALAGLKTLTDAGIKVIMLTGDNRRAAEAIGKQLGIEVRAELMPQDKQRIVDDLKHQGLIVAKVGDGINDAPALAAAHVGIAMGGCTDVALETADAAVLHGRVADVAAMIALSNRTMGNIHQNITMALGLKAVFLVTTVIGITGLWPAILADTGATVLVTLNAMRLLRPV; encoded by the coding sequence ATGACGGCGATAACGACGCAGACCCGCTTCAGGGTTGAAGGCATGGATTGCGCAGCCTGCGCGACCAAAATCGACACGGTTGTGCGGAAAATGCCGGGCGTGGCCGACGTGTCGGTATCAGTGACGGCCGGCACCATGACCTTGCACCACGACGCCACAAGCGATCTGGTCTCGATCGCGAAGAAAGTCTCGGGTCTCGGTTACGCATTAACGCCGCTCGCTGGACAAGCTCCAAACGCAAACGAGAACGCGCACACTCACGATCACGCCGGTCACTATGATGGTGGGCACGATCACAGCTCGGCATCCCGGCCATGGTGGAAAAGCAAAAAGGGCTTGTTGACGATCGCGAGTGGCGCGGCGCTTGTCGCTGCTTACGGCGCTGGCAAGGCTGTTCCTTCCATAGCGCAATGGGTTTTTGTCGCAGCTATGTTAATCGGCCTGATCCCGATTGGCCGCCGCGCCATCATGGCCGCCATCGCCGGCTCACCCTTCACGATTGAAATGCTGATGACGATCGCGGCCGGGGGGGCAGTCATCATCGGCGCCGGCGAGGAAGGCGCGACAGTCGTGTTTCTCTTTTTGGTTGGCGAGCTGCTGGAAGGAGTCGCCGCCGGCAAGGCACGCGCCAGTATTCAGGGGCTGACCAAGCTCGTGCCACGCACGGCGCTGATCGAGCGCAATGGTCAGACCCAAGAAGTAGCCGCCGACGCTGTGGCGGTGGGTGCAATCGTGCTGGTGCGGCCGGGCGAACGCATTCCAGCTGATGGTGTGATTGTCTCCGGTGAAAGCGCGATCGATGAAGCGCTGATGACGGGAGAAAGCAAGCCGGTGCGAAAGGGCGTGGACGCCAACGTATTTGCCGGGACAATTAACAGTGACGCGGTGCTGCGCATTCGCGTGACGGCGGCGGCGGCTGACAACACGATCGCGCGCGTTGTTAAGCTGGTGGAGGAAGCGCAAGAAAGCAAAGCGCCAACCGAACGATTCATCGACCGCTTTTCTCGCTGGTATACGCCGGGCGTAACGGTAGTCGCGTTTCTTGTCGCCATCATCCCTCCGCTTGCTTTTGGCGAAGCGTGGGGAGCTTGGGTCTATAAAGGACTCGCGATCCTACTGATCGGTTGTCCTTGTGCATTGGTGATTTCGACGCCTGCGGCGATTGCCGCATCCTTGTCGTCGGGCGCTCGGCTTGGTCTCCTGCTCAAGGGCGGCGCAGTTCTCGAACAGCTTGGCAAGATCACGGCAGTCTGTTTCGACAAAACCGGAACCCTGACCGAAGGCAAGCCACAGGTGACGGATGTTGTGGCCTTCGGCCGGAATGAGCGCGACGTGCTATCGATGGCGGCGGCGCTTGAAACTGGCTCGACTCATCCGCTTGCAGTGTCAGTTCTAAAACGCGCTAAGGCCGACAAAGTGCCGGTGCCCCCGGCAGGCGAAGCGTCGGCCTTAAGTGGCAAAGGCGTCGTCGGCCGCGTTGGCGGCGTCAATCTGTTTCTCGGGTCTGCGGCCGCCGCCGGCGAGCGGGTTGCGCTCACGCCGGAACAGACCGCACGCATTGAAGCATTGAACGGCGTGGGCAAGACGGTTTCGGTGCTGCTAGCGGGAAATATTGTCGCTGGAGCAATCGCGATGCGCGATGAGCCCCGTGCTGATGCGCTTGCAGGCCTCAAGACGCTGACCGATGCGGGCATCAAAGTTATTATGCTGACCGGCGACAACCGCCGCGCGGCTGAAGCCATTGGCAAACAACTCGGCATAGAGGTTCGGGCGGAGCTGATGCCGCAGGACAAGCAGCGCATCGTCGATGATCTGAAACATCAGGGACTAATCGTCGCCAAAGTTGGCGACGGAATTAACGATGCGCCAGCGCTCGCAGCGGCGCATGTCGGCATTGCAATGGGCGGCTGCACCGATGTCGCGCTCGAAACCGCTGATGCTGCCGTGTTGCATGGACGGGTGGCCGATGTCGCGGCCATGATCGCGCTCTCAAATCGCACAATGGGCAACATCCATCAGAACATCACCATGGCGCTCGGCCTCAAAGCGGTGTTTTTAGTCACGACGGTAATAGGAATTACCGGGCTATGGCCTGCAATCCTGGCCGATACCGGCGCAACTGTGCTGGTGACGTTGAACGCGATGCGGCTGCTGCGGCCCGTGTAA
- a CDS encoding superoxide dismutase has protein sequence MAGHGRQGGGEPTGDVDTTIARDFGSFADLKTAFNKAATGVFGSGWAMVLMDGDGKLSLVARPNQDAPLMDGHQVLFGNDVWEHAYYLKYQNRRPDYLTAWWGVLDWSRIGERYAAGRADTLSA, from the coding sequence CTGGCAGGTCATGGGCGGCAAGGGGGGGGCGAGCCGACCGGCGATGTCGACACGACCATCGCCCGGGACTTCGGGTCGTTCGCCGACCTGAAGACGGCCTTCAACAAGGCCGCGACCGGCGTGTTCGGTTCGGGCTGGGCGATGGTGCTGATGGACGGCGACGGCAAGCTCTCCCTCGTCGCCCGACCTAACCAGGACGCGCCGCTGATGGACGGGCATCAGGTGCTGTTCGGCAATGACGTCTGGGAGCACGCTTACTACCTCAAGTACCAGAACCGCCGCCCGGACTACCTGACGGCATGGTGGGGCGTGCTCGACTGGTCACGCATCGGGGAGCGCTACGCGGCCGGCCGTGCCGACACGCTGTCGGCTTGA
- a CDS encoding superoxide dismutase encodes MINPFRRTFLFGTAALATATTLRRASSQAATQPVDFGAKLNYPFAVPPLPYGFDADESSIDAQTMQLHHDKHHAADVSNLNAALKDHPDLHDVAFKDLLAKTQTLPEAIRTVVRNNAGGHANHTMFWQVMGGKGGASRPAMSTRPSPGTSGRSPT; translated from the coding sequence ATGATCAACCCGTTCCGCCGCACCTTCCTGTTCGGCACGGCCGCGCTCGCGACCGCAACCACCCTCCGGCGCGCCAGCTCCCAGGCAGCGACCCAGCCTGTCGACTTTGGGGCCAAGCTCAACTATCCCTTCGCGGTGCCGCCGCTTCCATACGGCTTTGACGCCGATGAGTCATCGATCGACGCGCAGACGATGCAGCTCCACCACGACAAGCATCACGCGGCCGATGTGAGCAACCTCAACGCCGCCCTGAAGGACCATCCCGACCTTCACGACGTCGCGTTTAAGGACCTCCTCGCGAAAACTCAGACCCTGCCGGAAGCGATCCGGACAGTGGTGCGCAACAACGCCGGGGGACACGCCAACCACACGATGTTCTGGCAGGTCATGGGCGGCAAGGGGGGGGCGAGCCGACCGGCGATGTCGACACGACCATCGCCCGGGACTTCGGGTCGTTCGCCGACCTGA
- a CDS encoding copper chaperone PCu(A)C, protein MRFAPKMLLAALVGVVSPGLAHAASDLVAIDPVSRATPAGAPTGIGHMTIANTGAVPDRLVTASSPLADHVEIHEMSVSNGIMTMHPVPGGLAVPAHGSVTLKPGSYHLMLIGPKQPFKAGDTIYVTLTFEHAGSERVELAVKPMGEVTPPMSK, encoded by the coding sequence ATGCGCTTTGCACCAAAGATGCTGCTCGCCGCCCTCGTCGGGGTCGTCTCCCCTGGACTCGCCCACGCGGCGAGCGATCTCGTCGCCATCGATCCCGTCTCGCGCGCCACGCCGGCCGGGGCGCCGACGGGCATCGGCCACATGACCATCGCCAACACAGGCGCGGTGCCAGATCGATTGGTTACGGCTTCGTCGCCGCTGGCCGACCACGTCGAGATCCATGAGATGTCCGTCTCGAACGGCATCATGACCATGCACCCCGTGCCGGGCGGCCTTGCCGTTCCGGCGCACGGCTCCGTCACGCTCAAACCCGGCAGCTACCACCTCATGCTGATCGGTCCTAAGCAGCCCTTCAAGGCCGGGGATACGATCTATGTCACGCTGACCTTCGAGCACGCCGGCTCCGAGCGGGTCGAACTGGCCGTCAAGCCGATGGGCGAGGTCACACCGCCCATGTCGAAGTAG
- the copC gene encoding copper homeostasis periplasmic binding protein CopC — MNTFARTLVLAGLGLFAASAPVFAHAHLKSANPPINGTASSPSELDLMFSEGLNLKFTGVKLMGPDKAAVTTGDATLGSSGDTTLVVPVTGTLAAGTYMVAWHALSTDGHKTTGTYKFTVKP, encoded by the coding sequence ATGAACACGTTCGCACGCACCCTCGTCCTCGCCGGCCTCGGCCTCTTCGCCGCCTCCGCGCCCGTCTTCGCCCATGCGCATCTCAAGTCGGCGAACCCGCCGATCAACGGAACGGCCTCCTCGCCCTCCGAACTCGATCTAATGTTCTCGGAAGGGCTCAACCTGAAGTTCACGGGCGTCAAGCTAATGGGTCCCGACAAGGCCGCCGTCACGACCGGTGATGCCACGCTCGGTTCCAGCGGTGATACTACCCTGGTCGTTCCGGTCACCGGCACCCTTGCGGCCGGCACCTACATGGTCGCGTGGCACGCGCTCTCGACGGACGGGCACAAGACGACCGGCACCTACAAGTTCACCGTAAAGCCCTGA
- a CDS encoding porin, translating into MLHFGVAGSYRSLDLTGLTFSVSSRPEDYLERALVTSGTLVDADSIQRANAEALYQLGSYCIQGEYTYLDVTGRNGRADRSFQGGYVEGAWVVNGNGHPYRVATPYGADLAVLQGVKVEDGRRISRGASVYSSSRRVSAP; encoded by the coding sequence TTGCTGCATTTCGGGGTGGCGGGCTCATATCGATCGCTGGATCTCACCGGCCTGACCTTCTCGGTCAGCAGCCGGCCGGAAGACTACCTGGAGCGTGCACTCGTCACCTCCGGTACCCTGGTCGACGCCGATTCCATCCAGCGCGCTAACGCCGAGGCGCTCTATCAGCTGGGCTCCTACTGTATCCAAGGCGAGTACACCTACCTAGACGTCACGGGTCGCAACGGTCGGGCCGACCGGTCCTTCCAGGGCGGCTATGTGGAGGGCGCCTGGGTTGTGAACGGCAACGGGCATCCCTACCGTGTCGCAACCCCGTACGGCGCCGATTTGGCTGTGCTGCAGGGCGTCAAGGTGGAAGACGGCCGGCGTATCTCCCGAGGTGCATCGGTGTATTCGAGCTCCCGGCGCGTTTCAGCGCCCTGA
- a CDS encoding TOBE domain-containing protein, producing the protein MKLSARNQLSGTVLSVVRGSDYVSCGDRNTGGQRITSSITNEAVDDLKLETGKSAIVVIKASDVSVTSD; encoded by the coding sequence ATGAAGCTGAGCGCGCGAAATCAGCTGTCAGGAACGGTTCTCTCCGTGGTCAGGGGGAGCGACTACGTTTCATGTGGTGATCGAAACACAGGCGGGCAGCGGATCACCTCGTCTATCACAAACGAGGCCGTCGATGACCTTAAGCTCGAAACGGGCAAGAGTGCGATCGTGGTGATCAAGGCCTCGGATGTCAGCGTAACGAGCGATTAA
- a CDS encoding ABC transporter substrate-binding protein codes for MTARTTPLMLAFTAGLTVFSANAAFAESTLSIMSFGGAYQSAQRNAVFDTFTAKTGVKIVEQEYGGEIAKIKAMVDSGNTTLDVIDVDAPTLQQGCDEGIFETIDWAMIGPRSEWLPGTSAECGVGSIVYATVLAYDTAQTKEGPTKITDLFDTKKFPGKRGLWKNPATNLEFALMADGVAPADVYTVLGTPAGVDRAFKKLDTIKKDIVWWEAGAQAPQILASGEVAMTTAWNGRIFNANKEGRKFRIVWDHEILDSDLWVIPKGAKHPDASLAFIKFAVEPKILADTTKFIPYGPVRKTAAAFVQPDIAPDLPTSPQNMTGAITINNAFWADKGDEIRKRFTTWLAQ; via the coding sequence ATGACGGCACGGACCACGCCATTGATGCTAGCGTTTACTGCCGGCTTGACGGTCTTTTCTGCGAACGCAGCCTTTGCCGAGTCCACCCTCTCGATCATGAGCTTTGGAGGCGCCTATCAAAGCGCGCAGAGAAACGCAGTCTTCGATACGTTCACGGCAAAGACGGGCGTCAAGATCGTCGAGCAGGAATACGGCGGCGAGATCGCAAAGATTAAAGCAATGGTCGATTCTGGCAACACGACTCTCGATGTGATCGACGTTGATGCCCCCACTCTGCAGCAGGGTTGCGACGAAGGCATCTTCGAAACGATCGACTGGGCCATGATCGGTCCGCGGTCGGAATGGCTGCCGGGCACCTCAGCCGAGTGCGGGGTCGGTAGTATCGTCTACGCAACCGTGCTGGCCTATGACACGGCTCAGACCAAAGAGGGCCCAACAAAGATCACCGACTTGTTTGACACGAAAAAATTCCCCGGAAAACGTGGATTGTGGAAGAACCCGGCCACGAATCTTGAATTCGCGCTGATGGCAGACGGTGTCGCGCCTGCCGACGTCTACACGGTCCTGGGGACACCCGCCGGCGTGGATCGGGCCTTCAAGAAGCTCGATACGATAAAGAAGGATATCGTCTGGTGGGAGGCGGGTGCCCAGGCCCCCCAAATTCTCGCCTCCGGCGAGGTTGCCATGACGACCGCCTGGAACGGCCGCATCTTCAACGCCAACAAGGAAGGGCGAAAGTTCAGGATCGTGTGGGATCACGAGATTCTCGACAGCGATCTCTGGGTCATCCCAAAAGGGGCCAAGCATCCCGATGCATCGCTGGCCTTCATTAAATTCGCGGTTGAGCCAAAAATTCTCGCCGACACTACGAAGTTCATCCCCTACGGTCCGGTACGCAAGACAGCCGCTGCCTTCGTGCAGCCCGATATCGCGCCAGATCTTCCGACGAGTCCGCAGAACATGACGGGAGCGATCACGATCAATAACGCTTTTTGGGCCGACAAGGGAGACGAAATCCGCAAGCGGTTCACGACCTGGCTGGCGCAGTAG
- a CDS encoding ABC transporter ATP-binding protein has protein sequence MPQAPKPGSPEAIADVTSFVRFERVRKSYDGVHFVVEDLNLAVRKGEFMTMLGPSGSGKTTSLMMLGGFEEPTFGHIFLGDEPVERLAPEKRNIGFVFQSYALFPHMTVAENIAFPLRYRGLKGAAAAEKVVKALDMVHLGHLASRKPSQLSGGQQQRVALARALVFDPTLVLMDEPLGALDKQLREHMQVEIKLLQRMLGITMVYVTHDQSEALTMSDRIAVFNDGRVQQLATPEVLYEQPANSFVASFIGENNLMPVTVAAAGGGVATVTLRDGSRLQTRNAAGVTAGGRALLAIRPERFFIQDGATSGSSILLSGSISDIFYLGDHVRLSVDVGGEKPVVARIPVSLRRSFARGESVALGCAIADCRLLEG, from the coding sequence ATGCCGCAGGCGCCGAAACCCGGCAGCCCCGAAGCGATCGCGGACGTGACATCCTTCGTTCGCTTCGAGCGGGTCCGAAAGTCCTACGACGGGGTTCATTTTGTCGTCGAAGACCTCAACCTTGCGGTCCGCAAGGGCGAGTTTATGACAATGCTGGGGCCGTCAGGCTCCGGCAAAACGACTTCGCTGATGATGCTTGGCGGGTTTGAAGAGCCGACCTTCGGTCACATCTTTCTAGGCGACGAGCCGGTCGAGCGCTTAGCACCAGAAAAACGAAACATCGGATTTGTGTTTCAGAGCTACGCGCTCTTCCCGCATATGACGGTGGCCGAGAACATCGCCTTCCCGCTGCGTTATCGTGGTTTAAAGGGGGCCGCTGCGGCCGAAAAGGTCGTGAAAGCCCTTGATATGGTCCACCTCGGCCACCTCGCGTCGCGAAAGCCCAGCCAACTATCCGGCGGCCAGCAGCAACGCGTGGCGCTAGCCCGGGCGCTTGTCTTCGATCCGACGCTCGTGCTGATGGACGAGCCTCTTGGTGCGCTCGACAAGCAGTTGCGTGAACATATGCAGGTTGAGATCAAACTGCTTCAGCGCATGCTCGGCATCACCATGGTCTATGTGACGCACGACCAATCCGAGGCGTTGACTATGTCGGATCGCATCGCGGTTTTCAACGACGGCCGCGTCCAGCAGTTGGCGACCCCCGAGGTGCTGTACGAGCAGCCGGCAAACAGCTTTGTCGCCAGCTTTATCGGCGAGAATAATCTGATGCCCGTGACGGTCGCGGCAGCGGGCGGAGGGGTCGCCACGGTGACGTTGCGTGACGGCTCTCGTCTACAAACGCGCAACGCCGCCGGGGTAACAGCCGGTGGGAGGGCTCTTCTCGCTATCCGTCCCGAACGGTTCTTTATCCAGGACGGCGCGACGAGCGGATCGTCGATCCTCTTGAGCGGGTCAATTAGCGACATCTTCTACCTCGGCGACCATGTCCGCCTCTCCGTAGATGTCGGCGGGGAAAAGCCGGTCGTGGCGCGTATTCCCGTTTCTCTACGTCGCTCCTTCGCCCGCGGCGAGTCCGTTGCCCTCGGATGCGCGATCGCCGATTGCCGCCTGCTGGAAGGTTGA
- a CDS encoding ABC transporter permease — MPIAALFATAVDNPETRSVLPDTLGALAAAPDTVVPDEPVFAALAHDLAVAGRARTAALLGKRLNYEMPGMRSIVMGGSRLAAGSPGGPWRQKFLDSDPAWGKPALWAIIRRDGARFTPYYLLTAVDLQQSPNGDLTWVVPDQRIFLAVLGRTLLVAAGVTLLTLLLGYPVAYALMLAPPLLGAIMMLCILLPLWTSLLVRTTAWVVLLQSNGVINDLLIGMGLISERLQLIFTRFGTVVAMTHIQLPFTILPIASVMRTIPVAQLRAARSLGAPPIAAFWRIYIPQTMPGVIAGCLITFILSLGYYITPALVGGPTDQMVSNFISVYINRDLNWGLASALGVVLLAVTLLIYGLFLRIVGIEKLKLG, encoded by the coding sequence GTGCCGATCGCGGCCTTGTTTGCGACCGCCGTCGACAATCCTGAGACGCGGAGCGTTTTGCCGGACACGCTGGGGGCGTTAGCCGCCGCGCCTGACACCGTAGTTCCGGACGAGCCCGTCTTCGCCGCGTTGGCCCACGATCTAGCTGTCGCCGGCAGGGCGCGAACTGCCGCTTTGCTCGGCAAACGTTTGAACTACGAAATGCCCGGCATGCGCAGCATCGTAATGGGTGGCTCGCGCCTAGCCGCCGGATCGCCGGGAGGACCCTGGCGCCAAAAATTCCTTGACAGCGATCCCGCCTGGGGCAAGCCGGCGCTTTGGGCCATCATCCGGCGGGACGGCGCGCGGTTTACACCATATTACTTGTTGACGGCTGTCGACCTTCAGCAATCGCCGAACGGCGACCTTACGTGGGTCGTGCCCGACCAGCGCATTTTTCTCGCGGTTCTGGGCCGCACACTTCTGGTCGCCGCGGGCGTGACGCTGCTGACCTTGCTGCTCGGCTATCCCGTCGCCTATGCGCTCATGCTTGCGCCGCCGCTGCTCGGGGCTATCATGATGCTTTGCATCTTGTTGCCCCTGTGGACCTCGTTGCTGGTGCGGACCACGGCCTGGGTGGTGCTGTTGCAATCTAACGGGGTCATCAATGATCTGCTGATCGGCATGGGCCTGATCTCCGAGCGCTTGCAACTGATCTTCACTCGTTTTGGCACTGTGGTAGCGATGACCCATATCCAGTTGCCGTTCACGATTTTACCGATCGCGAGTGTCATGCGGACCATTCCTGTTGCCCAACTCCGGGCAGCCCGGTCGCTTGGGGCGCCACCGATAGCGGCCTTCTGGCGGATCTACATCCCCCAGACGATGCCCGGCGTCATAGCGGGCTGCCTGATCACCTTCATTTTATCTCTCGGCTACTATATTACGCCTGCTCTGGTGGGTGGCCCGACCGACCAGATGGTCTCCAACTTTATCTCTGTCTACATCAACCGAGACCTCAACTGGGGCCTCGCCAGCGCACTCGGCGTGGTCCTGCTTGCGGTTACACTACTGATCTACGGACTGTTCCTCAGGATCGTGGGCATCGAAAAACTCAAGCTCGGGTGA
- a CDS encoding ABC transporter permease yields the protein MTVLGLSSYSQPPERFARSGLIVVVTFVLLFLIAPLFIVVPLSFSNDPYFSFPVKMYSLRWFRDFFGDDRWMASLNNSVITAAFTTILSTALGTMAALGLSHPSFPFRRTVNAILIAPMIVPVVIVAVGDYLLYGHVGLTNTRTGLVLAHTVLATPFVVITVTATLATYDVALTRAARSLGASPLSAFLRVTMPVILPGLVAGAVFAFATSFDEVVVALFMTSAEQRTLPVQMFSGIRDQINPTIMAAATMLLGLSAMLFVLVAWLGARGRAR from the coding sequence ATGACCGTGCTCGGCCTTTCCTCTTATTCGCAGCCGCCAGAGCGCTTCGCCCGGTCCGGCCTCATCGTTGTCGTTACTTTCGTGCTCCTTTTCCTGATTGCACCACTCTTCATCGTCGTTCCTTTGTCGTTTTCGAACGATCCGTACTTCTCGTTCCCGGTAAAGATGTACTCGCTTCGCTGGTTTCGCGACTTTTTCGGGGACGACCGCTGGATGGCGAGCTTAAACAACAGCGTGATCACGGCCGCTTTCACGACGATCCTATCCACGGCGCTCGGCACTATGGCGGCGCTGGGGCTGTCGCATCCCTCCTTTCCATTCCGGCGGACCGTTAACGCGATCCTCATCGCGCCCATGATCGTGCCGGTCGTCATCGTGGCGGTCGGAGACTATCTGCTCTATGGCCATGTTGGGCTAACCAACACGCGCACTGGGCTTGTGCTCGCCCATACGGTGCTGGCCACGCCGTTCGTCGTCATCACGGTGACGGCGACGCTCGCGACTTATGACGTAGCGCTGACAAGGGCGGCCCGCTCGCTAGGCGCATCGCCCCTTTCGGCCTTCCTGCGAGTCACGATGCCCGTCATTCTGCCGGGTCTCGTGGCCGGTGCGGTTTTCGCTTTCGCCACGTCTTTCGACGAGGTCGTAGTCGCGCTCTTCATGACCAGCGCCGAGCAACGCACGCTGCCAGTCCAGATGTTTTCGGGCATCCGCGACCAGATAAACCCGACGATCATGGCGGCGGCCACGATGCTTCTTGGCTTGTCGGCAATGCTGTTTGTTTTGGTCGCGTGGCTTGGGGCGCGAGGGCGGGCGCGGTAA
- a CDS encoding LysR family transcriptional regulator, with translation MRSIPTDLLRAFVTIIDLKGFTRAGERLGRTQPAISLQMKKLQDLVGTALFHKDGGGSSLTEAGEVVAGYSRQILALNDDMMLRLSKRDTRGKLRLGITNDYADHFLPKLLTGLTADGIGVTFDVTCDLSVELLKGLRGGRYDMVVAMTPDGPAEGAFMTWRESLTWAGGPMAPPFGETDPVRLVCYPEGCLYRRAMLSALQREGRAFDVVYATPSQTGIEAAVTSGFGVTAIATRVLPHSLRALGRSAGLPHLTDVVVGIYLNEARNRSVVAQSFAARLADMFVGRTEIEAC, from the coding sequence ATGCGCAGCATTCCGACCGACCTCCTGCGCGCCTTTGTCACGATCATCGACTTGAAGGGATTTACGCGCGCGGGGGAACGGCTCGGACGCACGCAGCCGGCGATTAGCCTTCAAATGAAAAAGCTGCAGGACCTCGTCGGCACGGCGCTGTTCCACAAGGATGGTGGCGGAAGCAGCCTGACGGAGGCCGGCGAGGTGGTGGCCGGCTACTCGCGTCAGATCCTTGCGCTCAACGACGACATGATGTTGCGCCTGTCGAAACGGGACACGCGCGGCAAGCTGCGGCTCGGCATCACCAACGACTATGCCGACCACTTTTTGCCCAAACTGCTGACCGGTCTCACGGCTGACGGAATCGGTGTGACGTTCGACGTAACCTGCGACCTCTCGGTCGAATTGCTGAAAGGCCTCCGTGGCGGCCGCTACGACATGGTCGTGGCCATGACGCCTGACGGTCCTGCCGAGGGCGCCTTCATGACATGGCGCGAGAGTCTCACCTGGGCCGGCGGTCCCATGGCACCGCCGTTCGGCGAAACGGATCCCGTCCGCCTGGTCTGCTACCCGGAGGGCTGTCTCTATCGTCGCGCGATGCTGTCGGCGCTCCAACGGGAGGGTCGGGCCTTCGATGTCGTCTACGCCACCCCCAGCCAGACTGGCATCGAAGCCGCCGTGACGTCAGGGTTCGGTGTGACCGCGATTGCGACCCGCGTGCTGCCGCACAGCCTGCGCGCGCTCGGCCGCAGCGCCGGCTTGCCGCATCTGACCGACGTCGTCGTCGGCATCTATCTCAACGAGGCTAGGAACCGTTCGGTCGTGGCGCAAAGTTTCGCGGCGCGGCTCGCCGACATGTTCGTCGGGCGCACCGAGATCGAGGCTTGTTAA